The window CATATCCACGGGAGGAACCCGTGATTTTATCCAGTCGTTGGGATATGAGTGCGAATCTGTGGAAGATATTACCGGCTATCCGTCAATTCTGGGCGGACGTGTAAAGACGCTGCATCCCAAGATTTTTGGTGGAATCCTTTATCGGCGTGACGAGGAACAGGACCGGAAGATTATCAAGTCATACGATATTCCATCTATCGACCTGGTGATTGTTGATCTCTATCCGTTTGAGAAAACAGTTGCAGCCAATGCAACCGAAGAAGAAATCATCGAGAAAATTGATATCGGAGGTATCTCCCTGATCCGCGGTGCAGCCAAGAATTATAAAGATGTGATTGTGGTGGCATCGAAGCAGCAGTATAAACCTCTGCTCGATCTGTTGAAGGAGAAGAACGGCAACAGCGATATTGAAGATCGCCGCTGGTTTGCCAAAGAGGCTTTTGCAGTTTCGTCGGCATATGATTCCGCCATCTTCAGCTATTTCGATACCGGCGTGAATTCGGCACTAAGGGTGACTGCAGGTAGCGGTAAAACACTGAGATATGGTGAGAACCCGCACCAGAAGGGAATCTTCTATGGAAATTTCAGTGAGGCATTTGAGCAGTTGCACGGCAAGGAGATCTCCTACAACAACTTGCTCGACATTGATGCTGCTGTTTCATTGATTGCCGATTTTGACGAGACTGCCCTGGCCATCCTGAAGCACAACAACGCCTGCGGCATGGCATGCCGAGATACGGTCAAAGAGGCTTGGGAGGCAGCATTGGCCGCCGATCCGATCTCTGCTTTCGGTGGGATCGTGGTTACCAACCGGCCGGTAGATGCAGAGGCGGCAAAGGCTATCAACGAAATTTTCTTTGAGGTGATCATCGCACCCGACTTCCTGCCTGACGCACTTGCCATACTCTCACAGAAGAAGAACAGGATCATTCTGAAACAGAAATTGATTGCCGGAGAGGTAAACAACCTCATGATCCGTTCGGCACTGAATGGTTTTCTGGTACAGGACAGGGATACGGCTGTACAGACCAGGCAGGACCTGACGGTTGTAACCGAGAAATTTCCCACTGAAAAGGAGACGGAAGATCTGCTCTTTGCCAATATACTGGTGAAACATACCAAGTCGAATGCCATCGTGCTGGCAAAAAACAAACAGTTGATTGCCAGCGGAACCGGACAGACATCACGGGTGGATGCATTGAACCAGGCTATCGAGAAGGCCAGAACATTCAAGTTCGACCTTCAGGGAGCCGTTATGG of the Petrimonas mucosa genome contains:
- the purH gene encoding bifunctional phosphoribosylaminoimidazolecarboxamide formyltransferase/IMP cyclohydrolase, with the translated sequence MSKKINSALISVFHKDGLEEILKLLNSLNVKFISTGGTRDFIQSLGYECESVEDITGYPSILGGRVKTLHPKIFGGILYRRDEEQDRKIIKSYDIPSIDLVIVDLYPFEKTVAANATEEEIIEKIDIGGISLIRGAAKNYKDVIVVASKQQYKPLLDLLKEKNGNSDIEDRRWFAKEAFAVSSAYDSAIFSYFDTGVNSALRVTAGSGKTLRYGENPHQKGIFYGNFSEAFEQLHGKEISYNNLLDIDAAVSLIADFDETALAILKHNNACGMACRDTVKEAWEAALAADPISAFGGIVVTNRPVDAEAAKAINEIFFEVIIAPDFLPDALAILSQKKNRIILKQKLIAGEVNNLMIRSALNGFLVQDRDTAVQTRQDLTVVTEKFPTEKETEDLLFANILVKHTKSNAIVLAKNKQLIASGTGQTSRVDALNQAIEKARTFKFDLQGAVMASDAFFPFPDCVEIAHKAGITAVIQPGGSIKDAESVAYCNKHGLAMVTTGIRHFKH